One Marasmius oreades isolate 03SP1 chromosome 2, whole genome shotgun sequence DNA segment encodes these proteins:
- a CDS encoding uncharacterized protein (BUSCO:EOG09265JA7) gives MAPKSNTHQTTNTQTQAPSTQQTLHLLWSSYTNQTPTRLKFIDSFLVFLMLGGVLQFLYCILVTDFPFNAFLAGFGSTVGQFVLAASLRAQVNPENRFRGEFKDVSPERAFADFAFGSIVLHFFVFNFLG, from the exons ATGGCACCCAAATCCAACACACACCAAACCACAAACACCCAAACCCAAGCCCCTTCGACTCAACAAACCCTCCACCTCCTCTGGTCCTCGTACACCAACCAAACCCCCACTCGCCTCAAATTCATCGATAGCTTCCTTGTTTTTCTCATGTTGGGTGGAGTACTACAATTCCTTTATTGCATTCTCGTTACGGATTTCCCGTTTAACGCGTTTTTGGCTGG gtttggaAGTACTGTTGGACAATTCGTTTTAGCTGCGTCGTTGAGGGCGCAGGTGAATCCGGAGAATAGGTTTAGAGGCGAGTTTAAGGATGTTTCCCCGGAGAG GGCCTTTGCGGATTTTGCATTCGGATCGATAGTGTTACATTTCTTTGTGTTCAACTTTTTGGGATGA
- a CDS encoding uncharacterized protein (BUSCO:EOG09263JCT) has protein sequence MTDTPTNGLKSPFERFVALREEMSDGFTLLDTLETYFDSHVDLFQRKLQKHSDRLKLKATETQNRMRDLSLAPGEQIAEEVKNFKLKVSQRMTKLSSTWQSAKVVRTREKVSFFVGVMTLLFSSLMFSLAPEWIPTTYTVLSFYLLSFRVYLYKKKMWHYFLFDLCYFVNFLNLFWMWVLPQNAALFVSCYCLTMGSLGSAVVTWRNSLVFHDLDKVTSLFIHLYPPFTFTVIRHFYPNAEERFPALRELPHMQPVRAIMLSGGIYLIWQLLYYKFVMVDRWAKIKSGQRTTSFSFLINEKRGVIGRAFAGIPIEYRIPTFIAGQLVYTILTEVPAVYVLYDSPFWSGAFLIGIFGVSAWNGGGYYIEVFGRKFERELEALRKELAEVTKSGRSSPTSSAESSPTLASTSLKEE, from the exons ATGACCGACACGCCAACGAATGGGCTCAAAAGCCCTTTCGAACGATTCGTCGCTTTACGAGAAGAAATGTCGGATGGGTTCACACTTTTAG ACACCCTCGAAACGTATTTCGATTCTCATGTCGACCTTTTCCAACGCAAACTCCAAAAGCACAGCGATAGACTCAAACTCAAAGCTACTGAAACTCAGAACCGGATGAGAGATCTCTCACTCGCGCCTGGAGAACAAATTGCGGAAGAGGTTAAGAATTTCAAGTTAAAG GTTTCCCAACGAATGACCAAACTGTCGTCCACCTGGCAATCGGCCAAAGTGGTTCGTACCCGCGAAAAAGTGTCGTTTTTCGTCGGAGTGATGACTCTCCTATTCTCGTCTCTCATGTTTTCACTGGCACCGGAGTGGATACCGACGACATACACGGTGCTATCGTTCTACCTGCTCTCGTTCCGGGTCTACCTGTACAAGAAAAAGATGTGGCATTATTTCTTGTTTGACCTATGCTACTTTGTGAATTTTCTGAATCTGTTCTGGATGTGGGTTCTTCCGCAGAACGCGGCGTTGTTTGTGAGTTGCTATTGTTTGACGATGGGGAGTTTGGGGAGTGCGGTTGTGACTTGGAGGAATAGTTTGGTGTTTCATGATTTGGATAAAGTGACGAGTTTGTTCATTCACTTGTATCCTCCGTTTACGTTTACGGTTATCCG GCACTTTTATCCGAATGCGGAGGAGAGATTTCCAGCGTTGAGAGAGTTGCCGCATATGCAACCGGTCAGGGCGATTATGTTGAGTGGAGGGATAT ATCTCATCTGGCAACTGCTCTATTACAAATTCGTGATGGTGGACCGATGGGCCAAGATCAAATCCGGACAACGGACGACGTCGTTTTCGTTTCTGATAAACGAGAAACGAGGGGTGATCGGACGGGCGTTTGCAGGGATTCCAATCGAATACCGGATACCGACGTTTATAGCAGGACAGCTGGTGTATACGATCTTGACGGAAGTGCCGGCTGTGTATGTGTTGTACGACTCTCCATTCTGGTCTGGGGCGTTTCTGATTGGGATATTTGGGGTGAGTGCGTGGAACGGAGGAGGCTATTACATTGAGGTGTTTGGGCGAAA GTTTGAACGCGAGTTGGAAGCACTGAGGAAAGAGCTGGCAGAGGTAACGAAGAGTGGGAGGTCGAGTCCGACGTCGTCAGCAGAGTCGTCACCCACACTGGCGAGCACGAGTCTGAAGGAAGAGTAA